The Oncorhynchus masou masou isolate Uvic2021 chromosome 8, UVic_Omas_1.1, whole genome shotgun sequence genome has a window encoding:
- the her1 gene encoding hairy-related 1, translating into MDNRKALKRVLKPVIEKKRRDRINQGLDELRTILLSKTSDMRLKNPKLEKAEILELTVDYIRRKSNGHDSKGPIHEKTQPLPNPVYSAGFTECISRLCNYIDSVDLSQRESFVQGLRDHLDTHSACPLGKVQSPTFPLDFQPWGPAAEGPCFLGRVKNRKESTVMGHQRASREATFPYINTSLPIYPNTFVLHHPHPTQHLSHPYPSPPYSLSPPPSPCYSNSSPPFTTTPPYLSMPCHFPFPPSPSRRPSDSLSSPSHSTSRPVVPLIPAHPPLVSSPPTPLSLSGPVPVGPTRTLRRSLFQIQPQVVWRPWS; encoded by the exons ATGGATAATCGTAAAGCCTTGAAGAGG GTTCTAAAACCGGTGATTGAAAAGAAGAGGCGAGATAGGATAAATCAAGGCTTGGATGAGCTAAGGACTATTCTGCTAAGCAAAACTTCTGACATG cGGCTGAAAAATCCCAAATTAGAAAAGGCTGAAATTTTAGAGTTGACCGTGGATTACATACGAAGAAAATCAAATGGGCATGACAGCAAAG GCCCCATACACGAGAAAACACAGCCCCTACCCAACCCTGTTTATAGTGCAGGTTTCACAGAGTGCATCTCCCGCCTGTGCAACTACATCGACAGCGTGGACCTATCCCAGAGAGAGAGCTTTGTCCAGGGACTTAGGGACCACCTGGATACCCACAGTGCCTGCCCTCTGGGGAAGGTGCAGAGCCCAACCTTCCCCCTGGACTTCCAGCCCTGGGGGCCTGCAGCAGAAGGACCATGCTTCCTGGGCAGAGTGAAAAACAGGAAGGAGAGCACAGTGATGGGGCATCAACGAGCCAGCAGGGAGGCCACTTTCCCTTATATCAACACCTCTCTTCCCATCTATCCCAACACCTTTGTGCTCCACCACCCCCACCCTACCCAACACCTCTCACACCCATACCCATCTCCCCCTTACTCCCTCTCACCCCCACCTTCCCCCTGTTACTCAAACTCTTCGCCACCTTTCACCACTACCCCTCCATACCTCTCCATGCCATGCcacttccccttccctccttccccctctcgtCGTCCATCAGATTCcttgtcatccccctctcactctaCATCTCGGCCCGTGGTGCCTCTGATACCAGcccatcctcccctggtgtccAGTCCCCCCACCCCTCTAAGTCTCTCTGGCCCTGTACCTGTAGGCCCAACAAGGACTCTGAGGCGGTCACTATTTCAGATCCAGCCCCAGGTAGTATGGAGGCCCTGGTCCTGA
- the her7 gene encoding hairy and enhancer of split related-7, with product MKPLEEKENRKIDRKLLKPQVERRRRERMNHSLESLRTLLLQGPLHQGVTQRRVEKAEILEHTVLFLQNTGDVDRKKGKDGEKQHPFQDGFSGCLQRAAHFLGQEGEGLQLEAALNSTFSARLNSHACMNTEVPAKAHSSISLPNTMCHQSSHLMKIQESHYRQQLCEVYRRHLSHAHRAPLQHGDPKHPQVPHRHADKEAQSQNLPGSQSVWRPWP from the exons ATGAAACCACTTGAAGAAAAAGAGAACAGGAAAATTGACAGAAAG CTCCTCAAGCCTCAGGTGGAGAGGCgtcggagagagagaatgaaccaCAGTCTGGAGAGCCTGAGAACCCTGCTGCTGCAGGGACCACTACATCAG GGTGTGACTCAGCGTAGAGTGGAGAAAGCTGAGATCCTGGAACACACTGTTCTCTTTCTCCAGAACACTGGAGATGTGGACAGGAAGAAAGGCAAAGATGGAGAAAAGCAACATCCCTTCCAGGATGGCTTCTCAGGCTGCCTGCAGAGAGCTGCACACTTCCTGGGGCAGGAAGGGGAGGGCCTGCAGCTGGAGGCAGCACTGAACTCTACTTTCTCTGCTCGGCTGAACAGCCATGCCTGTATGAACACCGAAGTTCCGGCTAAAGCCcactcttccatctctctgcccAATACAATGTGCCACCAGTCCTCACACCTGATGAAGATACAGGAGTCCCACTACAGACAACAGCTTTGTGAAGTCTACAGGAGACATCTGTCTCATGCTCACAGAGCTCCACTCCAACATGGAGATCCCAAACATCCCCAGGTGCCCCACAGACACGCTGACAAAGAAGCCCAATCCCAGAACCTCCCAGGCAGCCAGTCTGTGTGGAGGCCTTGGCCCTGA
- the LOC135543889 gene encoding transcription factor HES-7.1-like, which produces MKPLGGTENRKTDRKLFKLQVERRRRERMNHSLESLRTLLLQGPLHHGVTQRRVEKAEILEHTVLFLQNTRDGDRKKGKDGEKQHPFQDGFSGCLQRAAHFLGQEGEGLQLEAALNSTFSARLNSQACMNTEVPAKVHSSISLPNTTCHQSSHLMKIQESHYRQQLCEVYRRHLSHAHRAPLQHGDPKPPQVPHRHADKEAQSQNLPGSQSVWRPWP; this is translated from the exons ATGAAACCACTTGGGGGAACAGAGAACAGGAAAACTGACAGAAAG CTCTTCAAGCTACAGGTGGAGAGACgtcggagagagagaatgaaccaCAGTCTGGAGAGCCTGAGAACCCTGCTGCTCCAGGGACCACTACATCAT GGTGTGACTCAGCGTAGAGTGGAGAAAGCTGAGATCCTGGAACACACTGTTCTCTTTCTCCAGAACACtagagatggggacaggaagaaAGGCAAAGATGGAGAAAAGCAACATCCCTTCCAGGATGGCTTCTCAGGCTGCCTGCAAAGAGCTGCACACTTCCTGGGACAGGAAGGGGAGGGCCTGCAGCTGGAGGCAGCACTGAACTCTACTTTCTCTGCTCGGCTGAACAGCCAAGCCTGTATGAACACCGAAGTTCCGGCTAAAGTCcactcttccatctctctgcccAATACAACGTGCCACCAGTCCTCACACCTGATGAAGATACAGGAGTCCCACTACAGACAACAGCTTTGTGAAGTATACAGGAGACATCTGTCTCATGCTCACAGAGCTCCACTCCAACATGGAGATCCCAAACCTCCCCAGGTGCCCCACAGACACGCTGACAAAGAAGCCCAATCCCAGAACCTCCCAGGCAGCCAGTCTGTGTGGAGGCCTTGGCCCTGA